The sequence TTTCCGGCGTTGCTGGGAGAGGTGGCGGAGCCGGGAACGACCTTCCTGGAATTGTCGGGCCGGCGCGTTAGCGTGCGGGCCGTGACCGAGGGAGAAAATGCGGGTGCTGTGCTGCACCTGATGCGAGTCCGATACACCGGCTCGGAGGAAGACGCCGCGCCGTTCGTCGCGGCACACGTCGAGTACCTGCGGCACCACCACGGCGAGGGCACGTTCGTGGTGTCGGGGCAGACCGTGCCCTCGCCGGAAGGCGGTGCGATCGTGGCGTGTGGTGTGGACCGGGCCACGGTGGAGGCCATCGCCGCGCGAGACCCGTTCGTCGCCGCCGGTGTGGCGGAGTATTCGATCACCAGTATCGAGGTGGGCCGCGTGCACCCCGCACTCGCGGCGCTGCTCACCTGACGACCGGTGATGTGACGCAGGGACTGGGCCGTCGGCGTCGTGACGCTTGTGCTCTGTCACGCGGCGGGACGCCAATCCCTGACACGGATTTCAGGTCAAGTCCCCGGCGCGGAACACCGGCTGGGCAGACATCGCGTCACATCCCGCCCCGGCCATCCTGTCGATCCACAATGGACTAGGTCGGATCTGTTGACAGGAACGCGCTCTCCGTTGCTTTCACCGTACCGCGAGGTGGGGGACTTGCGGCAAGACCCGGGTCGTGCCGCAGAATCGCCGCTCAAGCCGCAGGTCAGGGGAACCCGCTCGGTGGTTCGGGAAGGAGCTCGACCGCGGCGATCATCTCAGGGAAGAGGGGGAAGTACTGTGATCGATGTCAGTGATGTTGTCGTGGTGGGCGCGGGTCCGACCGGGCTGATGCTGGCCTGCGAGCTGCGGCTGCACGGCATGCGCGTTCTCGTGGTGGACAAGCGGGAACAGCCGGCCCCTTTCGTGCGCGCGCTCGGCCTGCACATCCGCAGTATCGAGATCATGGACCAGCGTGGTTTGCTCGACCGGTTCCTGGCGCACGGGCAGCGGTATCCGGTCGGCGGGTTCTTCGCCGCCATCCCCGCGCCCGCACCCGAGGGGCTGGACACCTCGCACCCCTACGTCCTCGGTATCCCGCAGACGACCACCGACCGTCTGCTGGCCGAGCGCGCCGTCGAACTCGGCGCCGAGATCAGGCGTGGCGTCGAATGCGTGGGGTTCGGTCAGGACGACGACGGGGTGACTGTCGATCTCGCCGATGCCGGGCCCCGTTCGGATGGGCAGTGCACGCGGGTGCGTTGCCGCTACCTCGTCGGGTGCGACGGCGGCCGGAGCACGGTGCGAGACATTCTCGGGGTCGGCTTCCCCGGTGAACCGTCACAGTCGGAGACGTTGCTCGGTGAGATGGAGGTGACCGCTGCGCCGGACACGGTGGCGGCAGTGGTGTCCGAGGTCCGCAGAACCCACTTGAGGTTCGGTGTGTCGCCACTCGGGGGAGGGGTGTACCGCGTCGTGGTGCCTGCCGAGGGAATCGCCACTGACCGCTCCGTGCCGCCCACGCTGGACGAGGTCAGACGGCAGCTACGGGCGTACGCGGGAACCGATTTCGGTGTGCGTTGCCCACGCTGGCTCTCGCGTTTCGGTGACGCCACCCGGATCGCCGAACGTTACCGGGTCGGCCGGGTGCTGCTGGCCGGGGACGCGGCACACATCCATCCTCCCCTCGGCGGGCAGGGCCTCAATCTCGGAGTGCAGGACGCGGTCAATCTCGGCTGGAAACTGGCGGCTGACATCGCGGGATGGGGGCCGGAAGGGCTGGTGGACAGCTACCACAACGAACGGCATCCGGTGGCCGCCGAGGTGCTCGACAACACCCGCGCGCAGACGGAGCTGATGGCCACGGGGCCCGGCCCGAGGGCGATGCGTGCGCTGATGGCGGAACTGCTGACCTTCGACGTGGTGAACCGGCATCTGATCGAGAAGATCACCGCCGTCGGGGTGCGCTACGACCTCGGTGAGGGGCACGCACTGGTCGGCAGGAGGATGCGGGATGTGAGGCTGAGCCGGGGACGGCTCTACGAGCTGATGCGCGGCGGGCGGGGACTGTTGCTCGACCAGACCGGGTTGTTGTCGGTGGAGGGCTGGGCTGACCGGGTCGATCACGTGATCGACACCAGTGAGGAGCTGGACGTGCCCGCCCTGCTGCTGAGACCCGACGGCCACGTGGCGTGGGCCGGGGACGACCAGCGGGAGTTGCTCGTGCCGCTGACGCGGTGGTTCGGGGCGCCCGCGCCCCAGGCGGCCCCGCCGGGGTCACGGCGCTGAACGGCGTTGAACGGCCGCCGCGTCCCGGCGCGCCGTGATCACCTCATTCGGCCACCGGCGCTCGGCGCACCGCTCACCGGCGCAGTGCCTGGCCGATCCGCGCCGCCTGCCGGGTGAGGTGGTGCCGTTCGGCCAAGGTTGGTGCGGCGTCGGCCGCCTCCGCGTACAGCCGTGCCGCGGTCGCGAGATCGCCTGCCTTCTCGTGCAGATACGCCGAGGCCGCGGCACGGCGGGGCAGGCCGGACTCCACGGAGGCCAGAGCGGCGAGCCCGGCCGTGGGGCCGTCCGCCTCACCCACCGCGACGGCCCGGTTGAGCCGCACCACCGGGCTGCCGGTGAGCGTGAGCAGCTCGTCGTACCACTCGACGATCTGCGCCCAGTCGGTTTCCTCCGCCCGTTGCGCGTCGGCGTGCAGCGCGGCGATGGCGGCCTGCGCCTGATATTCGCCGAGCCGGTCGCGCGCCAGCGCGTTCCGCAGGATCGCGATGCCCTCGGCGATGAGCGAGGTGTCCCAGAGGGAGCGGTCCTGTTCGGCCAGGGGGACCAGGGTGCCGTCGCGCAGGGTGCGTGCTCCTCGCCTGGCGTGGTGCAACAGCATCAACGCCAGCAACCCGGCGGTCTCCTCGTCCTCGGTCATCGACGCGAGCTGCCTGGTGAGCCTGATCGCTTCGGCCGCCAGGTCCACGTCGCCGGTGTAGCCCTCGTTGAACACGAGATACAGCACCCGCAGCACGGTCGTGAGGTCGCCGGGTTGATCGAAGCGCGCCGTGGTGACGGTGCGTTTGGCACGGCTGATCCGCTGCGCCATCGTGGCTTCGGGCACGAGGTAGGCGCGGGCGATCTGCCGGGTGGTCAGGCCGCCGACGGCGCGCAGTGTCAGCGCCACCGCGGACGCCGGGGTCAGCGACGGGTGCGCGCACAGGAAGAACAGCCGCAGTGTGTCGTCGGCGACCCCGGCAGGGCCCGGCGGCGGTTCAGCGGAGACCCTGATTTCCCGGTCCCTGCGGGCGGACTCGGCGCGGTG comes from Saccharomonospora xinjiangensis XJ-54 and encodes:
- a CDS encoding YciI family protein — protein: MTEGENAGAVLHLMRVRYTGSEEDAAPFVAAHVEYLRHHHGEGTFVVSGQTVPSPEGGAIVACGVDRATVEAIAARDPFVAAGVAEYSITSIEVGRVHPALAALLT
- the rox gene encoding rifampin monooxygenase produces the protein MIDVSDVVVVGAGPTGLMLACELRLHGMRVLVVDKREQPAPFVRALGLHIRSIEIMDQRGLLDRFLAHGQRYPVGGFFAAIPAPAPEGLDTSHPYVLGIPQTTTDRLLAERAVELGAEIRRGVECVGFGQDDDGVTVDLADAGPRSDGQCTRVRCRYLVGCDGGRSTVRDILGVGFPGEPSQSETLLGEMEVTAAPDTVAAVVSEVRRTHLRFGVSPLGGGVYRVVVPAEGIATDRSVPPTLDEVRRQLRAYAGTDFGVRCPRWLSRFGDATRIAERYRVGRVLLAGDAAHIHPPLGGQGLNLGVQDAVNLGWKLAADIAGWGPEGLVDSYHNERHPVAAEVLDNTRAQTELMATGPGPRAMRALMAELLTFDVVNRHLIEKITAVGVRYDLGEGHALVGRRMRDVRLSRGRLYELMRGGRGLLLDQTGLLSVEGWADRVDHVIDTSEELDVPALLLRPDGHVAWAGDDQRELLVPLTRWFGAPAPQAAPPGSRR
- a CDS encoding RNA polymerase sigma factor, whose product is MDELLLRELTPVVIGVLCRRGADFATAEDAVQEALVQAVLTWPDRPPADPLGWLVTVAWRKFLDAHRAESARRDREIRVSAEPPPGPAGVADDTLRLFFLCAHPSLTPASAVALTLRAVGGLTTRQIARAYLVPEATMAQRISRAKRTVTTARFDQPGDLTTVLRVLYLVFNEGYTGDVDLAAEAIRLTRQLASMTEDEETAGLLALMLLHHARRGARTLRDGTLVPLAEQDRSLWDTSLIAEGIAILRNALARDRLGEYQAQAAIAALHADAQRAEETDWAQIVEWYDELLTLTGSPVVRLNRAVAVGEADGPTAGLAALASVESGLPRRAAASAYLHEKAGDLATAARLYAEAADAAPTLAERHHLTRQAARIGQALRR